One genomic segment of Actinoplanes ianthinogenes includes these proteins:
- a CDS encoding helix-turn-helix transcriptional regulator, whose protein sequence is MIRVVVVRDEGYFGVPVRTFLETEPDMHYVTTLPINSDLAPRAAQLWPAVIVIDTEYMVSQVLPLADELHTAIPSCAMLLLCDPSKRGMLPPRRWNGGLNFLVKSAASSSLADTVRRLAAGERVVSPMLQAASLNTDRGLSTRELEVLGLAAEGESVKEIAGRLYLSGGTVRNYLSAVIAKTGARNRLDAIRIARKEGWLR, encoded by the coding sequence ATGATCCGGGTCGTGGTGGTGAGAGACGAGGGGTACTTCGGGGTCCCGGTGCGCACGTTCTTGGAGACCGAACCGGACATGCATTACGTCACCACCCTGCCGATCAATTCTGATCTTGCCCCGCGTGCGGCGCAATTGTGGCCGGCGGTGATCGTGATCGACACGGAGTACATGGTGAGTCAGGTGCTGCCGCTCGCCGACGAGTTGCACACCGCCATCCCGTCCTGCGCGATGCTGCTGCTCTGCGACCCGTCCAAGCGCGGCATGCTGCCGCCCCGCCGGTGGAACGGCGGGCTGAACTTCCTCGTCAAGAGCGCGGCCTCGTCGTCGCTGGCGGACACGGTGCGCCGGCTGGCCGCGGGGGAGCGGGTGGTCTCGCCGATGTTGCAGGCCGCCTCGTTGAACACGGACCGCGGGTTGAGCACCCGCGAGCTCGAGGTGCTGGGGCTGGCCGCCGAGGGTGAGTCGGTGAAGGAGATCGCCGGGCGGCTTTACCTTTCCGGCGGCACGGTCCGCAATTACCTTTCCGCGGTGATCGCCAAGACGGGAGCGCGGAACCGCTTGGATGCCATCCGGATCGCCCGCAAAGAGGGCTGGCTCCGCTGA